In a genomic window of Myxococcus fulvus:
- a CDS encoding condensation domain-containing protein, whose product SVSDDFFSLGGHSLLATQVVSRIRKAFQVELPLRALIEAPTIGELAQRVEAALSEGPSNTRPPLVAAPRTGPLPLSFAQQRLWFLDRLEPNNASYNIHSGKLLDGHLDTAALERALQELVQRHEALRTSFHVQEDGTAVQVIHPHAELSVPVIDLRHLTGPALDAEVGRLTSEESGKPFNLANSPLLRASLLRVTEESHVLLVTVHHIVSDGWSNGILLREVGALYEAFSQGRPSPLAPLEFQYADYALWQRGWLKDEALEQQLSWWRQQLAGAPHALELPTDRPRPPVQTHVGATLPVHLSTELTESLRALCKREGVTPFMVLLAAFHTLLARYSGQDDIVVGSPIANRQQTELEGIVGFFANTLALRARLTGTMSFRELLAQLKETTLGAYAHQDVPFEKLVDELKPERDLSRSPLFQVMLALQNTPRQARGEPRREEPAPAPGPMTVTHGSAKFDLSLLLADHGDDISGLLEFNTDLFTPATAMRMGAHLQRLLQSAVRDPSQSIWRLPMLDAQERQQILVTWNDTSGESHVVATMHGPVEAQVRRTPDAIALSDGTRSLTYSALDARSNQLAHHLLALGVSPGSAVGICLDKSLDMAVAVLATLKAGAFYVALDPNYPPERLAFMLADTRAPVVLTHSSLSSVLPSSSSARRILVDSEADAVALRPTVGPAIHVSPEDIAYVIYTSGSTGIPKGIVMPHRALSFLLSWQIRQSPNPLAVTLQFASLNFDVSIQ is encoded by the coding sequence AGCGTCTCCGACGACTTCTTCTCCCTCGGTGGCCACTCCCTCCTCGCCACCCAGGTCGTCTCCCGCATCCGCAAGGCCTTCCAGGTCGAGCTGCCTCTGCGTGCGCTCATCGAAGCGCCGACCATTGGGGAGCTTGCGCAGCGGGTCGAGGCAGCCCTGAGTGAGGGTCCGTCCAACACGCGACCTCCGCTGGTGGCGGCGCCTCGTACCGGACCGCTGCCGCTGTCCTTCGCTCAGCAGCGACTGTGGTTCCTCGACAGGCTGGAGCCCAACAACGCCTCCTACAACATCCACTCGGGCAAGTTGCTCGATGGCCACCTGGATACGGCCGCGCTGGAGCGGGCGCTCCAGGAACTGGTGCAGCGACACGAGGCGCTGCGCACCTCGTTCCACGTGCAGGAGGACGGCACCGCGGTCCAGGTCATCCATCCGCACGCCGAGCTGTCGGTCCCCGTCATCGACCTGCGACATTTGACGGGTCCCGCGCTGGACGCGGAGGTGGGGCGGTTGACCTCCGAGGAGTCCGGCAAGCCGTTCAACCTGGCGAACTCGCCCCTGCTGCGTGCGTCCTTGTTGCGCGTGACGGAAGAGAGCCACGTGCTCCTCGTCACGGTGCACCACATCGTCTCTGACGGCTGGTCCAACGGCATCCTGCTGCGCGAAGTCGGCGCGCTCTACGAGGCGTTCTCCCAGGGACGTCCGTCTCCGCTCGCGCCGCTGGAGTTCCAGTACGCGGACTACGCGCTGTGGCAGCGCGGCTGGCTGAAGGACGAGGCACTGGAACAGCAGCTCTCCTGGTGGAGACAGCAGCTCGCCGGCGCTCCACATGCGCTGGAGCTTCCGACCGACCGACCGCGACCGCCCGTGCAGACACATGTCGGCGCAACGCTGCCCGTCCACCTGAGCACCGAGCTGACCGAGTCACTCCGTGCGCTGTGCAAGCGCGAGGGCGTCACGCCCTTCATGGTGCTGCTCGCCGCGTTCCACACATTGCTGGCGAGGTACTCGGGCCAGGACGACATCGTCGTCGGCTCGCCCATCGCCAACCGGCAGCAGACGGAATTGGAGGGCATCGTCGGGTTCTTCGCCAACACGCTCGCCCTGCGTGCACGGCTGACCGGCACGATGTCGTTCCGCGAGCTGCTCGCTCAGCTCAAGGAGACGACGCTCGGCGCCTATGCACACCAGGATGTGCCGTTCGAGAAGCTCGTCGATGAGCTGAAGCCCGAGCGTGACCTGAGCCGTTCGCCGCTGTTCCAGGTGATGCTCGCGTTGCAGAACACGCCGCGACAGGCTCGTGGTGAGCCTCGTCGTGAGGAGCCGGCCCCCGCGCCGGGCCCCATGACCGTCACCCACGGCAGCGCCAAGTTCGACTTGTCACTGCTGCTCGCGGACCACGGCGACGACATCAGCGGTCTGCTCGAGTTCAACACCGACCTGTTCACGCCGGCCACCGCCATGCGGATGGGCGCGCACTTGCAGCGACTGTTGCAGTCCGCCGTCCGCGACCCCAGCCAGTCCATCTGGCGACTGCCGATGCTCGATGCACAGGAGCGCCAGCAGATCCTCGTCACCTGGAATGACACGTCGGGCGAGTCGCATGTCGTCGCGACGATGCATGGGCCGGTGGAGGCACAGGTGCGTCGCACGCCTGACGCCATCGCGCTCTCCGACGGTACGCGCTCGCTCACCTACTCGGCGCTCGACGCCCGCTCCAATCAGCTCGCTCACCACCTGCTCGCCCTCGGGGTCTCTCCTGGCAGCGCCGTCGGCATCTGCCTCGACAAGTCCCTCGACATGGCCGTCGCCGTCCTCGCCACCCTCAAGGCCGGCGCCTTCTACGTCGCTCTCGACCCCAACTACCCCCCTGAGCGTCTGGCCTTCATGCTCGCGGACACCCGCGCGCCTGTCGTCCTCACCCACTCCTCCCTCTCCTCCGTCCTCCCCTCCTCCTCCTCCGCTCGACGCATCCTCGTCGACTCCGAGGCCGATGCGGTGGCGCTGCGCCCCACGGTGGGGCCAGCCATCCACGTCTCGCCCGAGGACATCGCCTACGTCATCTA